The Anser cygnoides isolate HZ-2024a breed goose chromosome 13, Taihu_goose_T2T_genome, whole genome shotgun sequence genome contains the following window.
GGCGCGGAAAGCGTCGGCGTCGGGCACCGGCACCCGCTCCATGCGGGGCACCCGCTCCTTGTGCCGGGACGAAGAACAAAGCCCCGGCCTCCACCCCCGGGCTGGCCCCCGCTGCGCCCGCCCCCAGCGGCCGCCCCGAGTCTCGGCTTGCTTGGGAAGCAGGACAGAGGAGGTGTTGGTGAAATAACTTTATTTAGTGTGATACACGGCTGTGGTCAGACAGTCCACACTCAGAGTAATAGTCACACTTACTTGGCTAACAGCTAGGAGACAGCAGGGCCGGACACACACTCAATATTATACACATCCATAGAGAAGACAGCGGGAAGTgaactattttatttcactaGTTACCCCCCCCGTTACTTACggtccccccctccctccccccaggTCCGTGACTCAGAACAATAGGAGAGCAGGGGCCGCGCACGCCTGCCCGTGAGAAAGAAGGGGACAGCAAAACCTGTTCTACGGCAGACACGGACACACCGACAAACATCAGCAATTCCCACACGACAGGAGTATGTACAGAGAGGGGGCCGAGCTCCCCGCTGGCGCGGGGCACGAAGGACCCGGCCGTGCCAGCTGGGACGGTGGgtaaggaggggaggggggggacactCCAGAGTGAAATGGGAAACGACATCCCCGCTTCCTCCTGCGGCCGGCTCatgtggaggggaaggggtacGGCTCTCGGAGAACGAGGGCAGGCACCTGCAGCGCGGTGACTTACCGGCAGCAAGCCAACGCAGCCGGAGCGCAGCCCCGGCCCTACGTGACCGGGTGCTCCTCCAGCACCGGCGCCAGCTCCCGGCCCAaggctgccccttcccctccatccccagcccgCAGGTTTCAAAGTGCACGCGCTATGTCAGTGACCGACAAGGCATCCTGCTGGGGGGAGTGTCACTAACCCACCAAACAACGCCGAGCCCGCTCGTACCCTGCACACCCAGCACCTCGTGCTCCTGCCCACCGGCATCCCCTGGCAGCGTGACACAGGCCGGCTGAGAAAAGGAACAGGGAATGGCTTACAACCATCTGGCTGTTTCGTTCTCCTCTCTGTCAACAGACAAACCTCCTGACTCCTGGAGCAGACAGAAGGGggggataaaaacaaacacaaaaacccaCAATAAAAGTTTCTGAAGAGCTCTACTAACATTGTTCGAAACCAGGGGTAGAGACCTGGGCGAAGAGCGAGGTATTTCCCAACCCTGGAGGTCCAAAAGTGACAACAAAACGCACTTCAGCAGCGTACATTCCTCTAGCCGTGTCTGATAATAAATCCCTGCTACCACTGATCCGTTTTGGCAATGTTACAGCTTACCGTTATTCCAAAAGTGACATGTCTAttagccccccaccccccgtaAAGTCTActacaaaagcagaagcagctgtgtGTGATTTCATCAAGCAGCAACCTAGgtacaaaagcagaaaagctatCACTGGCCTTCAATTTGCTGGGGCTCTCCCAGCCTCCGTGAAGCAGCTCTCAGGTTGTGTGACTAAGAACAGgacagagaggaggaaagaacCTGAAAGGCATCCGTGACTCCCAGGGCAGGTGTTGCTGCTGTGGTGACAGACCCTACAGAGCTGCTTGCTTTCGCTGTTGACAGACAGGAGCCTACAAACCACCCTGAGGATCTCTCCCCACCCGGCCTCATGCTGCAAAGCCTCTGTACCCACTTCCTTCGCCACATCTGACAGCCAACACTCACCAAGCACCAACATCCTCCAGATGGGAAGATATTCACACTGAAGGAGCGGTCTGTGGGATGTCTCTGCTACGTGAACGGGAGCAACAAGGTCAAAGCTATCAGTCTGGGGGTTTCCAGTGTTCTGTGTCGCGAGGGGCTGAGCGTAGGGCAAAACTCAGAAGTCGTGAGCAAGAGTTAGCCAAGATCATTCACAGAAAGGAGAAACCGAGGAGCTAGCACTGTGCGCGCCCCGCGGGAAGCAAAAGCCTACAACCAGATAACCTGTGCTGTCCAGAAAGGCAAGGCCAAGTCAGACTGACTGGTTTAAAAGGAGCAGCCTTGAAACAGAGGAAGTGGGGATGCAGGACAGACGTGGCTGGAGTGGACAGGGAACTAGTTAAGATGCAAGGCAGTAAAGGAAGGTGGACAACCCACCCccaagctttatttttttttttgttttccctaactCGGTGGCTTTTCCATTGCATTCACAAGATACATCTGAGCAGACAGGCTCAaggtggaggagggagggagagaagagagagaaagagagagtgtAAAGGGCACCACAGTGCCAAAGTGCaccaacataaaaaataaaccaaaataaaagacagGACACTCATTCTGCACTCAAGGCTCATACCATGCAGTAAgaggggcggccggggctgctccccaccaGTAAACAGGGAGTTCGCTCGCTTAGTAGGTTGGTTTTTCAGCCCACAGTAGGGTTGCCTAGCCAATGAGCAGTGATGTTCTTCAGTGAGACTGGCCGGTTGGGGAATGTGCTGCTACAGAACGGGCCTGTTAGCAGGAGCAGCCGCTCTCCGTTACTGGCTGCTCAGGAGGTTTCTCTAGTTTGATGTCAATCACTGAAGGGGACGAGTTAAGGAGATCAACCGTCTcgagggaaataaaataaaaaccaagagGTAGAGAACAGAGAACATGATCAGCATCTGAAAAGGTTGTCAGCTGCCGAGCTGAGCAGAGCATATCCTGCCTGCACAGGATTAGGCGCAATGCCAGGGGACTGGGTATGTCAAGCCCGTCTAGAGAGCAGAGCCCAAGTGGCCATGTCTGCACACAAAACAGCCCTgtgtgaagaaaggaaaacattgcagtattttaaaactgtgcAAGCTTTACTCTTAGTTTAAGTGGAGCGTTCACACTtctaatatttatgtatatttatcCAGAGACCACAAGCAGGGACCATGATTTATGGGCACAGGTAAGCACCACAGTACGCTATTTCAGCCATGTGTCTGCAAAACCCCAGCAAGAGCCATCCCCACAATGGGCTTACTGACTCTTTTTGCACAATCTGACAAAAGGTAATTGCCAAACCCTGTGACAGCAGGAGAACTGCTGATGAGAAAACAAGGATACTGTCTTCTTTGCTCTTCTCTGGTGTGCTGTCCATCCCAGGTAAGGCAGCAGCCACACGGcggaaaagctgaaaaacagcaatagGTGAGCTAAAAACTtgtcagaaagaaatgcatgttAGAACAAAACATTGCTCTACAGCAGATCTTAGAATTgaacaaatatgtttttccaCAAGAAACTTAACAGGCTTGGTTAAAGAAATGAAGTTACGGAACGCCTGCAAAGCAGGTGgtttatgtttttctgtttctgaggtGAACACGGAGTCCTTTTTCAATAGAACAGTTCTTCTAGGGGCGCACAGAACTCCCTCCTGCACTCGGTAAGCAAGTCAGAGGCTACAGTTTCCCATTTCCAGACTCATCTGCTTTTGCACACAGCAACGTTACAGTGCTATACCTGGGACTGCTGACAAACCTTTGGTCTGTTGGGAGGTTGCTCAAGAAGTCCGTGGAATAACTACGGTTTTACAGCCAACCCTTTCAGTTCAGTCCTGCTGCGAGCAGGATGGCTGGCTCAAGTGAGCTGCATACAAGCTACTAAGGAGATGCTAGAGCTGGGCATGACTGCCATATCcccataaaaacagaaaatggtttTGCATAATTTTTCTAGTCAATGCTTAGAGCTCCTCCTGCTGACATTAACGAAGCAGCAAACAATACAGACACCATGAGACTGCTGgtgaaaaatactgcaaagatcttttatttaaagcacTAGAGGAATCATCTGATAGTGATGATTTTTCCTCACAGTAGCTTGGCAGGGGCTTTTCATCCACATCTCCAAATTGCATTACTTGGAAAATCAAGCCACTGAGGTACGAACAAGGTGCTGCCATTAGTACCTGCCCTTAACAATTTTAGCCACAGAAATTCTCACTACAAACACCCACTAAGCAAATAAAGCAACAGGAAATTGGAACCAAAGATTACAGTGGATTATATCGAGAAGagctaaaagaaacaaaaccaaggtCTCCTAATCCCACTGTCAGGTTCTCCCAGCCAGCTGGTGTGCAGCAAACCGGGAAGTACATATCCCAGCCAGTAGCTTCCTGACACCAACCACACTCAACGCTCTCTGACGATACCCAGACGTTACAGCTGCCTTATTCTTCAAGTTCTGTCCTGCTTCACAGCAATTTCTGAACTAGGGCTCACAAGTTTACAGCAAGATGCTTTATGCACAAATCGAAAGAcaagaaattttgtttaaatgtctAAAAAATGCAGacttgttattatttttttaatgtaagggTAGTTGAAGACTGCgacaggttgcctggagagaTGGAGTCACCACCCTTTGAGATATTCCAAACCCAAGTGGAGtcagttctgggcagcctgctctagttGACTCCACTAGGAGCATGAGGGCTGGCCTAGATGATCTCTAGagaccccttccaacctcaatccTTCTATgatttctctctgcagcttgcCAACAGAGCCAGGAACTTCCACTCTAGTGCATCAGCATATGCTATTACCCTGAATGATGTCAACGGCAATTTTAGACAACAGTGCATTAACGgttaacaaaagcaaaggaaaggtaCAGAATTACGTTTGACGGGCTGCACCAAGTGGTGACATTCCTATTCCTCAGCACATTCTGTTTTTAGATTCTCCTTCCTTTCAAGGTAAGTTAAGTTTCCTTTGCTTTAACAGGGGACTGTTGACACAACAGGAAGGAAGCTTCCCCTAGGTAAATCAgcagcactgacccctgggcAAGAAGCGTTTCAGGGCCTGGCAATAAACAACACAAGCATCTGGTGGAACGTGAACCCTAAGCAACAGCTTAATCCTCCCACAGAGCAAAAAGTAAAGCACACATTTCCTGtctttaaaacagaacattGATCTACCTGTTTCACATTGTATCCAGTCTTCGCACTGGTCTCAATGAACATCACATTCAGCTCTTTGGCTCTCTGTTCGCCTTCTTCTGTAGTGATTTGCCTGGATAAAGGtgcaaacagaagcagaaagacagaaaggaaaaacagacaggAAGAATTAGAGATATGTGACTGAAATGCTGCCAGTGGAAGGCCTCTTCATCACCCCTTACAATAGAGCACAGCCCACAAACGGAGACCTCAGGACCTCTGACTCTTTAGGACCCCTGGGTTCTCCAGCTAAGACAGAAACAACCTCAGGTAAGTTACTCAGGGAACACCCGGACTTAGGACCGCTAATAAAGGACGTTCAGCACGGGATGAAGTTTGTGTGGTACACCTGAGTCTCATTCACAGCACCCTCAAGGGAAGGAAGAATCCCCAGGAGCTGCACCTGATGCAAAATGCCGTTTCCCAAAAGTCACCAGAAGGGAACTCCACGAGATTACAGAACGACATCGGAAAGGCTCCAGCAGCAAGCGCAACGGcaagtgctgtgctgctgcttgtgagCAAGCACCTGGAAATGCGTCTCTGATCAATACCCTGTACATACCTGTTTCACATTACATCCTGCTTTAGCACTGGTTTCAATATACATCATAGTCAGTTCTTGGGCTTTTCTCTCACCCTCCTCTACAGAAACCTGTCTACAGCAACGAGAAcaaatcacagaaaagaaaaaccaaaccGAACCAAAAAATGATAGTccaaaaatgataaaaaaggaaactgcaggaaaaaataaaaagcaaaccaaacagcTACCAACTGAAGCAACGTTAGTAGGAGAGAGAAACTGAACAGGCTGCACCAAATAAAAACAGCCCTATTCTGAGTTCAGCTTTTTGGCACCAGAACTTATCTTGCATCATCACTTGGTTATTACCACAGGGTGAATGGTTTCCAATatgtgttttttgcttgtttttatttttccaaaaaatgtGCTCAGGCTCACGCTGATCCTGTGGCTTTGTCCAGCTTTAAGAGGCCCAGCATTTCAGCCACAGATCTAACTTTCTCTCTGGTCAAGGCAAAGTGGTTTCTTTTAGCAACAGCTGAATATACATCCTCATTCCACACTCATGCCTAGACCAGGACTACTGACTTACATCAAACTCCTAAAATAGGAATTTTTAGTGCTACATTAACTCCAACTGTTACTATTTTTCACACACGTTTCTGGTATTTTTATCTGCACGGCAGtgctgggccagctgtcctgcgCGCACACTCTACCTCTGAACCATCGGGAAATGCATCAAGGCAGAAATTATCCCACTGGGTTTTCTGGTAGCACAAGAAAATGGAGAGTGATGTAAACCAGAAAGTCTCAAATCTAAACTCCAGATTATTCAGTTAGGGAGCTGCAGTTATTTCCAGCTCCCAGGCCAGCATAAGAGATACTACCTGGCCAACAAACAGAGCTGTCTCAAGTACAACATCCCAGATTTTGTTCAGTTGCTTTTGTGAGCTGACGTAAGAAACCAGACTGCTCTGAGTTCTTGCAACCCGGATCTCCCAATCCGAATCAGCTACATACATTTATCATATTTCTGAAGCTCTGAGGCACCAGGCTTCCCCCAACATTTCTGGCATGCGAGGCGCAGCTTACTTAGAACGACCTCCACTGGAATCGGGAAAAGCAAAATAGATGGCAAGACTCAGGTGGTCTGTGTAGTGCACACAGGACACATTTCACCACGTGTCATCAGCCCAGAGCCTGCACAGCACGCAGTGAAAGCTCACCTTTATCTTTTTCCCCACTGACTCGAACCACCTGTCAGTTTTAGTACTGCCTGTGCTTTTCCTGCTAGGCTTTGCAAACTAAAAACCGACAGCACGACTTGCACAGAGACAAAGGGCAAAAAGCATCTCCCAACACCATTTTGTGCAGCCAGGGATGCTGGCTATTGTCTCACGCAGGCATttacaaaacaccaaaaacacaaagaaaaaacaagtcatGATACATTCTGAAGCAGTATTTACACATCAGGAGTGAGTAAAGCAAGGTTTAGAATTAGAAATGTGACAGCatccaacaacaaaacaatcagACTCCTGTTAGGCCCATCATGCCAAAAAGAGCGAACAAACAGGCAACTGAGATATTagtgcaagatttttttctaagagaaCAGCTTTTCAAGGTGTTCTGTTTTGAACAGAAGTGTCTCATGAACAGGCAAAGAATaaggttttgattttaaaagactCCATTTTGCTACGAGGTCCATGTATTTCCCAGATTTGCTTTTCTGACATGCTCTCTTTTGCACCAGATAAAAATTCCTCATCACTTCAATGCTTCATATATCCCGTGATACACAAACCACACATTCAGGAACAGCTGGTGCATGTGAAAGCGTTTCAGTTTAAAGTATTGGCACTGTAAGAAACTGTGTGGCTTACACCAACTTCCCTTTGCCAACTACCAGTGAAGTTGACCGCTGAAATGAAAAACCTTCCTTATCTACAGTGTTTCTCATGTCTtcataaagaaggaaaatctcTGAAAACATTAATCAGGTTTTGTTAATTCAGCAATcaagaaaagattttgaaatagaaaagcagaagtgcaGACCTGTAGCCCTCTAAGAATCTATTACATTGGTTCTGTTAGCTGAAGCAGCATTCCaggattaattttaaaagcaaagtgcTTTACAACATGTCCTAAAACGTGAAATCCATGTGATTTTAAGAGTCTAATTAACTTTTTGTGTCTCTTGGGGAAGTCTGCTTTTGCTAATCTAGTTTCCTCTCACACCTCCAACATCACAGTGTGTGTTACATTATGACATGGAATTTATGTTCACAGATAAACCTTTCAGACAGAGAGGAAATATTTCATGCTGCATCTTGTAACATGAAGAAATTTCACTATGATCTTACAGCTGTGCACGCAGAAAGAGTCATATGCACATGACCAGGGAAAAAAGGTAGACTCCCTTGCTTTTGCAAGACAGTTTTTTGATCTAAGTTTCATCTCCgcataaaaaggaaaagcatttggTCAGTTCCTTGCTTTTCCTGGTCAGAGCAGTGAGGCCGCCAGCTCCCCTCCATTACCTCTTGTCTGCCAGGTCGGTTTTGTTCCCCACCAACATGATGATGACATCGCTGCCCCTCTCTGTCCGAACGTCATCGATCCACTTGGAGGTCTGCTGGAAAGAGTTCAAGTCTGCGGGGAAGAAACAGATGGGAATGCTAAGGATAAAGCTTATTTTAAGTGAGGGAGAATAGTTATGAAACTGGCTACGCCTGCATTCAGGTGCTCTCCAGGTCTCCCCACACCATCATAAATGACCCACAAATTGTTTTCTGCCCGGACAGAAAACCAGCAAGGGGCAGAGGGAACATTTCTACCGTTAATCAGCTTTTTGCAGAACTTGTGGAGGTAACATACTACTTCTGCTTACATTGCGGTACTTCAAATAAGGAGACACCAAAGCATCACTCACTTGTAATGTCATACACTACCACAGCAATAGTGGAGTCGCGGATGTAGCTGGGAATGAGGCTGCGGAACCGCTCCTGGCCTGCTGTGTCCCAAAGCTGCAGCCGAACCTGCTGGTACCAGGccagggagagcagagagagagcgcaggagagaaaagaaaggaggaaactGTCCTTTAGAGAAAAGGCCATTTCTACAATTAACTGCATGCAGCTCAGGCTCAGAAGCTGAGACTGACCTTGCAACCCAACTCCAAATATCCAAACAGCACAGAACTTggcttttctggttttgcttgtaGGTAACATGCTTTAATTACCTCCTTTGCCTGCCTAGAGGTTCTCCCACTCCCTCAGCCACAGCATTCTGGAGAGCTCAAGGCTGTGGCTACCACCTCCAGCCGCTGCTGCTAGTGCTAGCAGGCATGCAACACGGAGCTGACCTTCCTAGTCTACCCAGGATTATTTATGGGGCAGGTACAGGGTCTTGAGGCTCTTTGGGCAATTCCTGCATGGCAGGCATGCAGCTTCCCCAACTCTGACACCAAGTAGTGCAACAGCATCCAATTTCACAGCATCGAGTATTCAGAAGATACTCGTGTCCTTTTCCATATGTCCAATAGCGCCCATTTTCATGCaagattaaggcaatcaataACTTCAGTTCCAGCAGAAGCAACGCTACAGTGCAGGCACCCTACGACACAGAGGACACGGGGCTCTCCCTTTCTGACAGGGGCAAGATTAAGAATCGAGTACCACATGCTCTGATACAGTTTCATCTCCAGAGCCACAGCTACACCCAAACACAGACTGAGCTGTTGTACGCTAGCACTAATGTCTGGTCTATTTCTCCTCTTTCACCCTTTTCATCTCCTAATCTCTGTGAGCATCTCGTGCATACACAGTACAGCAACAACCATCGCTGTGCCCACGTGGTGCTGGGACCTGCCTACCTGAAGCACCAACAGCCAAAAAACGCCCAACCACCCCAATGAATGCCCAACAAAAGCTTTCAACAACTGGCAGCGATGCCATTTCCTCCCGAGTTACCACCCCGCACAGCCAGCTCTATGAGCAGCGCCACACTGCCAGAAAACCAGCAGAAAGCTGTCAGCATTCTCAGCAGCCACGAGTTTCACAGGCAGGCAGGTACTGGTTCCCTGCTGCATTTCACAAATTGGTTAGATTTCCCCCAAAGCTGCTCGTTCAGCGATGAGGGGTGGCAGCTGTTGATGCACAAAACTCCGCTTAGTAAGGAGCCTGCGGGACACTGGCTACAAGGCAGAGAACAGCTTCAGAAGGACCAAGGAGTagtttgtttattaaaaatgtatgtggaTGCTTGACAGAGCACGTGTCTGCAAAACATCTTGCTACAAGCAGATTCAAAACAAGGTCATACCCACATCGAGGCATCCCCATGGCTGCCCTGGGACTTCAGGAAGATGAGGGCTTACTGCTGAAGCAATTAGCTCCTGGTTCTGAAGGCAGCACTGATTACAGTAGCAAAGTCAGGGCTCTTCACTACCCCTGGAAACTCAGGGTGATGAACTCCAAGCACTCGGACAGCATTacagcagtgctggcagaaCAGATTGATGATAATGACTGCTTCAGGCTCTTGCCTTCAGATTTGGCAATGAGGTTCCCTGTGGAGTCCCCAGGACATCACTGCTACAGCAGCCTGTTCACCCAGAAAACGTACCCTGGTGGTGATTTAAACGCTCCAACCTTCAGACTCACAACCAAAAAGGCAACTAGAGGCAGTACCACAGCACTGGGGAAGAACTGGCCCTGGCAATCTtgtagtgaaagaaaaattatttgaggGAAGTCCTCCGGCCAGGATGCAGGTACCACGCAGGCTCCCCTGAAGGGAGCCACGGAATTACCTGCAATATTCCTGCAGTCTGTCGTGTCTACAAGTCAAAGTTTGCCTGTGAccattttggaggaaaaaagaaaatacaaaaaagccCATTTTGcccattttgggggaaaaaagaaaatacaagaaaccCTCTCCCACGTGACAGTGTGCACGAGCACACTGCTGGTCTGGAAAGAGGAGAGTCCCCACCCAAGCATTAATGTAGTCCCTTAGGGAACGAGGGTCACTTCTTGGCTGAGCGGCCCAAGCCGCAGCGCGGGGTTTCCACCACCGACCGTTCCACAGGCCACTCGCGCTTCGGGATGCCCAGGGATTAACAGTAACtaagcacattttctttttcttcccagctcACCACACGCTAGCCAGCAGTTTCTCTCTAGTTAGAGCATCTTGGCAGGTACTTGAGTACGCCACAAAGGACTGCCCCTGTTGTGCCCTACCATGAGCAGCACTGAGTTACAGAGGACTCTCTGAGGCTCCAAAATACGGTTATATTAAAGACAATGCACATGCAGAGCTCTTCAGAGTGGAAGGAAACTGTTTTCCTAACCCCGCCAGCCACCATTATCGTGCCCTCAGAAGTACCAGCACGGTCCCTCGCTGACACGAGAAAACTAAAAGCCTCTTAGCCGCTAAGATCggaacaaaaagcagcaacaagaaaaaatgaaattatctgAAAAGATCAGACCATTACCGAGGCACAATGAGATCAGCTATCACTTAATTATTTCTGACATGTCTGGAAGCCATTAAGAATAGCCTAGACTGTGGCAAAATTTTTCCACCTGCCCGGATAAATAGCATCCTATACCTGTCACAACAGTAGGGAGGAAAAGCTGCCAACCTATGTAGCCTGCTGCTCTGTCTCACCCAGATCTGTTCCCAGCACATAAATCATCCCGTGCACATCTGGCACCCCTCAAACCCTAAAAAGATCAGTTTTACATTATTTTGCACCAAGCCACAAATCCTCCTCGAGTCAAGCACTTAAGCTCTAGGACTGGAGCAGAGACCATGCAATTATTTTGTGCTATGATTAATCTCACGCAGTGAGGGCAGTTTGTTATTTTGTTAAGCATTTCTGTTGGCCAAAGTGAAACAACCCCCCTGATCTATAAAGACTCGCTATAACCTAGATTTAGGGCAGAATGGAGATGGGCCAGACGTTTGtggggtttttatttgtttttaaatcttcagttctttctttcctttgactCTGTTCACTGGTATGAATCCAGTCTAGCTCTTTATGCTGATATTGTAGCTTAATTGAAAAAGACAGATCAAGTGGAATCTGCAACAAAgttataatgaaataattatatttatatctaATACTTAAATGCTCATGCCAAGAGTTACAGACAATTCCCCTTTAAGGTTGTTTATTCTTTAGAAATGATGGTGGCTATGTCTCTCTCAAAAGCCCTCTGGTGACTTGTACGAATTGTCAGCTCTGTTCTTCAATGAAACGGGAGTCTGGAACCCTCAGAAGTCACAGCACAGCTTCTATTTCAATGGATGTTGCAACGGGTGTTTTACCCAGTCTGACAGGGTTTCATTTGTTTGCCATCTGACGTTACTTGTACTACTTCTCTAGTTATCCAGAGAGGAGACAACTTTTGaggtttaaaaagaacaaaacaaaacagaaaaagtaaaaagctttCCAAATTCTACTAATCACCTTTTACTCCAGTTGTTAAAGACATGCAGCCATAACCCCTGTTCACCTACCTGCTAGTCCTCTGTCCTCCATAGCTTGATCTTTGACCAGACCAGAGTTAAACGATTCCCTAGTTTTGGTATGGCGAGCTGGAGTTACCAGTGGTTGTGGGGGAAGATGCTCAAGTACTTCCCCCTCAGCCCACAAAACGCCTacagtgctggggctgccggCCTAGCTTAACTCCTTTCAGATACCATCACCGCTTCCAATGCATAAAAGGCACCCGTTAAAAGCAAGGCCCCTGCAGACACTCAGGCTCAATACCTACTTGTAACGTCAAAGACAATGACAGCCACAGCAGAGTCACGGATGTAGCTGGGAATGAGGCTGCGGAACCTCTCCTGGCCGGCTGTGTCCCACAGCTGCAGCCTGATCTGGGAAATGGAAAagtgcaggggaagagggaaaggaaggagcaggaaaatggaaaacaaaaccgaaactcaagtgaaataaaagtaaaaagaaaaaaactgcaagGCAAACATAACGCAACAAAAGGAAAGTTAAAACGGAACAGAAGTGTGAGAAGAGCCACCGATACCTCTAACTGCGCTCTCGCGGTCACCTCAGCCTAACACATCAGAGAAACCTCCCCCCCTCCACGAGCCCATTAATAACTCGCAGGCATGAGCACATTCTTCCATTTCATCAGAAACCCAAGATATCCCTAAATTACCTTCCAGCACCATCTGTTGACGAGGGAGACAGGCGTACATACCGTAGTGCAGCCTGCCGTGTCAGGACCCCAGCTAGAATGGCTcacaggcaggctgcagcctgcagcgAGCGAGGTGTGGGCACTCCCAATTGTCGGGAGTGCGTCACCCAGCTACCAATTCGATTACTCTGCTGGAAAGCCTGATGTGAAGTGCTCAAACACAGTAGCAGGTACAAGCCAGGACGGCAACCACCCTCTAGACTGGCTTATCTCGTGCTGAAA
Protein-coding sequences here:
- the RAB41 gene encoding ras-related protein Rab-41 isoform X2, which encodes MSGPGSGGDFGNPLRKFKLVFLGEQSVGKTSLITRFMYDSFDNTYQATIGIDFLSKTMYLEDRTVRLQLWDTAGQERFRSLIPSYIRDSTIAVVVYDITNLNSFQQTSKWIDDVRTERGSDVIIMLVGNKTDLADKRQITTEEGEQRAKELNVMFIETSAKTGYNVKQLFRRVAAALPGMDSTPEKSKEDMIDIKLEKPPEQPVTESGCSC
- the RAB41 gene encoding ras-related protein Rab-41 isoform X3 translates to MSGPGSGGDFGNPLRKFKLVFLGEQSVGKTSLITRFMYDSFDNTYQATIGIDFLSKTMYLEDRTIRLQLWDTAGQERFRSLIPSYIRDSAVAVIVFDVTNLNSFQQTSKWIDDVRTERGSDVIIMLVGNKTDLADKRQITTEEGEQRAKELNVMFIETSAKTGYNVKQLFRRVAAALPGMDSTPEKSKEDMIDIKLEKPPEQPVTESGCSC
- the RAB41 gene encoding ras-related protein Rab-41 isoform X1; this translates as MSGPGSGGDFGNPLRKFKLVFLGEQSVGKTSLITRFMYDSFDNTYQATIGIDFLSKTMYLEDRTQVRLQLWDTAGQERFRSLIPSYIRDSTIAVVVYDITNLNSFQQTSKWIDDVRTERGSDVIIMLVGNKTDLADKRQITTEEGEQRAKELNVMFIETSAKTGYNVKQLFRRVAAALPGMDSTPEKSKEDMIDIKLEKPPEQPVTESGCSC